A genomic region of Methanothermobacter sp. CaT2 contains the following coding sequences:
- the korB gene encoding 2-oxoglutarate synthase subunit KorB: MEKRENPYLRYLRRERLPHIFCAGCGNGIVLNSFFKGMEMAGIDFENIAMVSGIGCSSRIPGYVNCDSLHTTHGRPISFATGLKLGNPSLDVVVFTGDGDAAAIGGNHLIHGARRNIDMTVICINNSIYGMTGGQISPTSPEGSYGSTAPYGALEDPFDLAELVTAAGASYVARWTTAHPLQLANSIKKGLKNRGFSFIEAISQCPTYFGRKNRMRSPVEMMRFMKENSLNRRKALKMEPDEVEGKIIVGEFANRPQPELCEKICSMVDEKSGRALDMIRSAYRDD; encoded by the coding sequence ATGGAAAAAAGAGAAAACCCTTACCTCAGGTATCTCAGAAGGGAGAGGCTTCCACACATATTCTGTGCAGGATGTGGTAATGGAATAGTCCTCAACAGCTTCTTCAAGGGCATGGAGATGGCCGGCATAGACTTTGAAAACATTGCAATGGTTTCAGGTATAGGCTGCTCCTCAAGGATTCCAGGTTACGTTAACTGTGACTCACTCCACACAACCCATGGAAGGCCCATATCCTTTGCAACCGGTCTCAAGCTAGGGAACCCCTCACTTGACGTGGTTGTATTCACAGGGGATGGTGACGCCGCAGCCATAGGAGGTAACCACCTCATCCATGGTGCCAGGCGGAACATCGACATGACGGTGATCTGTATTAACAACAGCATATATGGGATGACAGGCGGTCAGATAAGCCCAACTTCTCCAGAGGGTAGCTATGGGAGCACCGCACCATATGGAGCTCTTGAGGATCCATTTGACCTTGCAGAGCTTGTAACCGCTGCCGGGGCAAGTTATGTGGCCCGATGGACCACCGCACATCCCCTCCAGCTTGCAAACTCCATAAAGAAGGGGTTGAAGAACAGGGGTTTCTCATTCATAGAGGCCATATCCCAGTGCCCCACCTACTTCGGGAGGAAAAACAGGATGCGCTCCCCGGTGGAGATGATGAGGTTTATGAAGGAGAACAGCCTTAACAGGAGGAAGGCCCTTAAGATGGAACCAGATGAGGTTGAGGGTAAAATCATAGTTGGAGAATTTGCAAACAGGCCACAGCCTGAACTCTGCGAAAAGATCTGCAGTATGGTTGATGAGAAGTCAGGCAGGGCCCTTGATATGATCAGATCAGCTTACCGGGATGATTGA
- the rnhB gene encoding ribonuclease HII encodes MKVLGIDEAGRGPVIGPLVVAGVMIPERKFSILRKMGVKDSKKLTPERRRFLARKIRRIARVFTVKISASDIDRMRERGFNLNEIEKIAIKRIIAEAQPDRVIIDSVDVKPERLEEEIRSHFGEIEVTAEHGADTRYYAVAAASIIAKVERDLEIESIQKKNRKLGDIGSGYPSDPRTREFLESFTYDELPDFVRRSWATVQKKKKQ; translated from the coding sequence ATGAAGGTTCTTGGTATTGATGAGGCTGGAAGGGGACCGGTGATAGGCCCCCTGGTTGTGGCGGGTGTGATGATCCCTGAGAGGAAGTTCTCCATACTCCGCAAGATGGGTGTGAAGGACTCCAAGAAGCTCACACCCGAGAGGAGACGGTTCCTTGCAAGGAAGATAAGAAGAATAGCCAGGGTGTTCACGGTTAAGATCTCGGCCTCTGACATTGACAGAATGCGTGAAAGGGGCTTCAACCTGAATGAGATAGAGAAGATAGCCATAAAGAGGATAATAGCCGAGGCCCAGCCAGACCGTGTGATCATTGACTCGGTGGATGTTAAGCCAGAGAGGCTTGAGGAGGAGATCCGGTCACACTTCGGGGAAATTGAGGTCACTGCAGAGCACGGTGCAGATACAAGGTACTACGCTGTGGCCGCAGCATCCATAATAGCCAAGGTTGAAAGGGACCTTGAAATAGAGAGCATACAGAAGAAGAACAGGAAACTCGGGGATATCGGGTCCGGTTACCCCTCTGACCCGCGTACCCGGGAATTTCTTGAATCATTCACCTATGATGAACTGCCAGACTTTGTCAGGAGGTCATGGGCAACCGTTCAGAAGAAGAAGAAGCAGTGA
- a CDS encoding class E sortase has product MRASTLLIITGMFIVSLYALIEVSFYSSQVTVHSPDVRTPVIEVPSINLTETINNRSVFYGVYHEPMSYSPGNRTVILFGHRTLYGSPFLHLDKLRAGDRVYLNWPGVGFAEYRVNRTFIVPASYQMPVNQGAKLFLITCHPLGSTRERLIVECHLEGIKPYQRNVRVDNPKSYYSIPIILGFLSAGLLVTRFYPVEEDRRFLLAAVIGLTVFLVLGYLFPIPPEFISDKLMEFNNILGI; this is encoded by the coding sequence ATGAGAGCATCAACTCTTCTGATAATCACAGGTATGTTCATAGTATCCCTCTACGCCCTCATCGAGGTGAGTTTTTATTCATCCCAGGTAACCGTGCACAGCCCCGATGTAAGGACCCCTGTCATTGAAGTACCATCCATAAACCTCACAGAGACCATCAACAACAGGTCAGTCTTCTACGGGGTGTACCATGAACCCATGTCCTACTCTCCCGGAAACCGGACGGTTATACTCTTCGGGCACAGGACCCTCTATGGTTCCCCCTTCCTTCACCTGGATAAACTCAGGGCAGGGGACAGAGTATACCTGAACTGGCCGGGCGTAGGATTTGCTGAATACCGTGTTAACAGGACATTCATTGTGCCGGCCTCCTACCAGATGCCGGTGAATCAGGGTGCGAAGCTTTTCCTCATAACCTGCCACCCCCTGGGGTCCACCAGGGAGCGGCTGATAGTTGAGTGCCACCTGGAGGGTATAAAACCCTACCAGAGGAATGTCAGGGTCGATAACCCCAAGAGCTACTACTCGATTCCAATAATCCTGGGTTTCCTATCTGCTGGACTTCTGGTTACACGATTCTATCCTGTTGAGGAGGATAGGAGGTTTCTCCTTGCAGCGGTCATCGGACTGACTGTATTCCTTGTGCTGGGATACCTGTTCCCGATACCTCCAGAATTCATCTCTGATAAGCTAATGGAATTCAATAACATCCTCGGCATTTGA
- a CDS encoding archaetidylserine synthase translates to MNDKKITSFIALPDLLSMLNASSGYLSILLSIDGSLNAACILMLLAVLFDSLDGWVARKTGRIDIHGFGKNMDSLSDVISFGVAPAVLIYSAAVDFRYINILVGLLIVLCGILRLSRFNVLTGGGKNFTGLPIPVAAVTISSFYLTGFYSELSAAFIMIAVSVLMISSIEYPRVDGMGASTALILIIATIISVAAVEILQAASVVAGPVAIILFIATLT, encoded by the coding sequence ATGAACGATAAAAAAATAACCTCATTTATAGCTCTTCCAGATCTTTTATCAATGTTAAATGCATCTTCGGGTTATCTGTCAATTCTGCTATCCATTGACGGTTCCCTTAACGCTGCATGCATACTTATGCTCCTTGCAGTATTATTTGATTCCCTTGACGGCTGGGTTGCGCGAAAAACAGGGAGAATTGACATCCATGGATTCGGCAAAAACATGGATTCCCTTTCGGATGTGATATCCTTTGGTGTTGCCCCGGCAGTTCTCATCTATTCAGCGGCCGTTGATTTTCGATATATTAATATATTAGTGGGTCTCTTAATAGTATTATGTGGTATACTGAGACTTTCAAGGTTCAATGTTCTCACAGGGGGTGGGAAGAACTTCACGGGTCTGCCAATACCCGTGGCGGCTGTTACAATATCATCATTCTATCTCACGGGATTTTATAGCGAACTGAGTGCTGCCTTCATAATGATTGCAGTTTCAGTTCTGATGATAAGCAGCATAGAATATCCGCGGGTGGATGGTATGGGGGCCTCTACAGCCCTCATACTGATAATCGCGACCATAATCTCGGTTGCAGCCGTAGAAATCCTCCAGGCCGCCAGTGTTGTAGCAGGTCCCGTGGCGATAATACTTTTCATCGCTACTTTGACCTAA
- a CDS encoding rod shape-determining protein yields the protein MFSFGKKSEEKPEKKSAITNTLGIDLGTLNTVVAKPAGDKFDIYKIPSVVAVKKDDPSYVLAVGEEAKMMLGRTPEDIVAVRPLRKGVIESVAQAEALLVYAMEMGAGDSDSIDRIVIGIPGDASEVERNAVEEIGRKAGANYVLVISEGLAAAIGAGLPIAEASGTMVIDIGAGSSDIVVISLGGITDIQTIRVGGDDIDSNIVELVKEKFNVEIGIHEAEKAKIEVGMVKCDEDLENLKTVVIGKCMETNKPKKVEIDSEMVAEAAEPVVNGIVKSIAEVLERLSPELISGVYNKTVVVGGTSQLRGLKERIYDEVGIPVEISDDPMTVVAKGAAIVAAEPRALEPEVRLKAMK from the coding sequence ATGTTTTCATTTGGAAAGAAATCTGAAGAAAAACCTGAAAAGAAGAGTGCCATCACCAACACACTCGGGATAGACCTGGGTACCCTCAACACAGTTGTTGCCAAGCCGGCAGGAGATAAATTTGATATCTACAAGATCCCATCAGTGGTGGCCGTGAAGAAGGATGACCCATCATATGTTCTTGCAGTGGGTGAAGAGGCAAAGATGATGCTCGGAAGGACCCCCGAGGATATAGTTGCTGTGAGACCCCTCCGGAAGGGTGTTATTGAGAGCGTGGCCCAGGCAGAAGCCCTCCTGGTCTATGCAATGGAGATGGGTGCCGGTGACTCTGATTCCATAGACAGGATAGTTATAGGCATACCCGGGGACGCATCGGAGGTTGAGAGGAACGCTGTTGAGGAGATAGGGAGGAAGGCCGGCGCCAACTATGTCCTGGTCATAAGTGAGGGTCTTGCAGCGGCCATAGGGGCAGGTCTTCCAATAGCCGAGGCATCAGGTACCATGGTAATTGACATCGGCGCCGGTTCAAGTGACATCGTGGTGATATCCCTGGGTGGAATAACCGATATCCAGACCATCAGGGTTGGTGGAGACGACATAGACAGCAACATAGTTGAACTCGTTAAGGAGAAATTCAATGTTGAGATAGGTATCCATGAAGCAGAAAAGGCAAAGATAGAGGTCGGGATGGTCAAATGCGATGAGGACCTTGAAAATCTCAAAACCGTGGTCATAGGAAAATGCATGGAAACCAACAAACCCAAAAAGGTTGAAATCGATTCAGAGATGGTTGCAGAGGCAGCGGAGCCAGTGGTGAATGGTATTGTTAAATCCATCGCAGAGGTCCTCGAGAGACTCTCACCGGAACTCATATCCGGGGTTTACAACAAGACAGTTGTTGTTGGTGGAACCTCACAGCTGAGGGGTTTGAAGGAGAGGATCTATGATGAGGTGGGCATCCCTGTTGAGATATCAGATGACCCCATGACAGTGGTGGCCAAGGGAGCCGCAATAGTTGCTGCAGAGCCAAGGGCCCTTGAACCAGAGGTAAGGCTCAAGGCCATGAAATAA
- a CDS encoding MotA/TolQ/ExbB proton channel family protein: MFLDPVINFFGTVLEMFRSGGVITYLIAAIGIYGFITALEKIHYLRKISRVSTPQIIGAVNESMEKGGALEALREIGQYQNPVSKIISEALKIGYRNRSEVEDAMERVFIVEMSNMTRGLGTLRTIIEVAPMLGLIGTVIGIWYTFRALGVNADPAAMAEGIYVALITTILGLAVAIILMPLYSYITGRIDDEIDKIELIKKMTNWGYAVMRISVEGNVDDVVKALMESDGVVSVRVVDEPDANVVVAFKPSMLEKSINNIIIERCGKSAEIIESKLRQ, from the coding sequence ATGTTTCTCGATCCGGTTATCAACTTCTTTGGCACAGTACTTGAGATGTTCCGCAGCGGTGGTGTTATCACCTACCTCATAGCAGCAATAGGAATCTACGGATTCATCACAGCACTTGAGAAGATACACTACCTGAGGAAAATTTCACGTGTAAGCACGCCCCAGATAATAGGGGCCGTCAATGAGTCCATGGAGAAGGGAGGGGCCCTGGAGGCCCTCAGAGAGATAGGTCAGTACCAGAACCCGGTATCAAAGATAATATCAGAGGCCCTCAAGATAGGGTACCGGAACCGTTCAGAGGTGGAGGACGCCATGGAGCGAGTGTTCATCGTGGAGATGAGTAACATGACCCGGGGCCTCGGCACCCTGAGGACCATCATAGAGGTGGCCCCGATGCTGGGTCTGATAGGGACTGTTATAGGGATCTGGTACACCTTCAGGGCCCTTGGGGTTAACGCTGACCCCGCTGCAATGGCTGAGGGGATCTATGTGGCCCTGATAACAACCATCCTTGGACTTGCCGTCGCCATCATCCTGATGCCACTCTACTCCTACATAACAGGAAGAATCGATGATGAGATTGACAAGATTGAACTCATAAAGAAGATGACCAACTGGGGCTACGCCGTTATGAGGATAAGTGTTGAGGGGAATGTGGACGACGTTGTGAAGGCACTCATGGAATCTGATGGTGTGGTGAGTGTCCGGGTTGTTGATGAACCCGACGCCAATGTGGTTGTAGCCTTCAAGCCAAGCATGCTTGAGAAGAGCATAAACAATATTATAATTGAAAGGTGCGGTAAGAGTGCCGAGATCATTGAGAGTAAACTGAGACAGTGA
- a CDS encoding 2-oxoacid:acceptor oxidoreductase subunit alpha yields the protein MTEEYFIQGNDACARGAIKAGCRFFAGYPITPSTEIAEEMALLLPREGGVFVQMEDEIGALGAVIGAVWSGVRGMTATSGPGFSLMQEHVGYAAMTETPLVIVNVQRGSPSTGQPTMASQSDMMQARWGSHGDYEIIALSPSSVQECFDFTVRAFNLAEEYRVPVMVMGDEIVGHMREKITIPDRVKIRKRRGPSVPPEEFLPFRAPEDGVPEMPAFGDGYRIPVTGLTHDERGYPDASNPEGHHRLVKRLCDKILRHRDRISDVQEELTEDADITVISYGAPSRSVATAVKMARKDGVRAGYLKINTPWPFPETEVRAAAERSGKLLVVEMNLGQIFYEVQRVAAGMAEVELLPKIGGEIHRPEEILNMILKMNR from the coding sequence ATGACTGAGGAGTATTTTATCCAGGGAAACGATGCCTGCGCACGCGGAGCCATCAAGGCAGGGTGCAGGTTCTTCGCGGGTTACCCCATCACCCCATCAACCGAGATAGCAGAGGAAATGGCCCTCCTCCTCCCGCGGGAGGGTGGTGTGTTTGTGCAGATGGAGGATGAGATAGGGGCCCTGGGGGCTGTTATAGGTGCTGTCTGGAGTGGTGTCAGGGGGATGACCGCCACATCAGGACCCGGTTTTTCCCTCATGCAGGAGCACGTGGGATACGCCGCCATGACAGAAACACCCCTAGTAATCGTGAATGTACAGAGGGGTTCCCCCTCCACAGGACAGCCCACAATGGCCTCCCAGAGCGATATGATGCAGGCCAGGTGGGGCTCCCACGGGGACTACGAGATCATAGCACTCTCCCCATCATCGGTGCAGGAGTGCTTCGATTTCACGGTCCGCGCCTTCAACCTTGCAGAGGAATACAGGGTCCCGGTGATGGTCATGGGCGATGAAATAGTGGGCCACATGAGGGAGAAGATAACCATCCCCGACCGTGTGAAGATCAGAAAAAGGAGAGGTCCCTCAGTTCCCCCGGAGGAGTTCCTTCCCTTCAGGGCCCCTGAGGATGGTGTCCCTGAGATGCCAGCCTTTGGTGATGGCTACAGGATACCCGTAACTGGACTGACACACGATGAGAGGGGTTACCCTGACGCATCAAACCCTGAGGGACACCACAGGCTGGTTAAGAGGCTCTGTGACAAGATACTCAGGCACAGGGACAGGATAAGCGATGTCCAGGAGGAACTGACAGAGGATGCCGATATAACTGTTATCTCCTACGGAGCCCCCTCACGTTCAGTTGCAACGGCCGTCAAGATGGCCCGGAAGGATGGTGTCAGGGCAGGGTACCTGAAGATCAACACACCGTGGCCCTTCCCTGAAACCGAAGTGAGGGCTGCCGCAGAGAGATCCGGGAAGCTGCTTGTGGTTGAGATGAACCTCGGCCAGATATTCTATGAGGTTCAGCGTGTTGCTGCTGGAATGGCTGAGGTTGAACTCCTACCTAAGATTGGTGGGGAGATCCACAGGCCAGAGGAGATCCTCAACATGATCCTGAAGATGAACAGATAG
- a CDS encoding archaetidylserine decarboxylase, translating to MFVKGVAKRASFLVSVATIPLLFGYHAIGILMFTVIAFMMQFFRDPDRIPPSDEDLIIAPADGRRLSGKIDRIERVGSDYPLIDRIFPDGSGGILISTFMSPFDVHVNRAPVSGKVIYTEHVDGRFQVARSRVLTENEKNLIVIKTDYGNVGVIQIAGFVARRIVQYVKEGEYVERGDRIGMIRFGSRVDLVLPENCEVLVKTGSRPMAGETVVARFNPGQKNG from the coding sequence TTGTTTGTAAAGGGTGTTGCAAAGAGGGCCAGCTTCCTCGTGAGTGTGGCCACAATTCCTCTGCTATTTGGTTACCATGCCATAGGCATACTCATGTTCACGGTTATAGCCTTCATGATGCAGTTCTTCCGGGACCCTGACAGGATCCCCCCCTCTGATGAGGACCTCATCATTGCCCCTGCAGATGGAAGGCGCCTTTCAGGTAAGATAGACAGGATAGAACGGGTGGGATCAGACTACCCCCTCATTGACAGGATATTCCCTGATGGGAGTGGTGGTATCCTCATAAGTACCTTCATGTCACCCTTCGATGTCCATGTTAACAGGGCCCCGGTCTCCGGGAAGGTGATATACACCGAGCATGTTGATGGGAGATTCCAGGTGGCCCGTTCAAGGGTACTCACTGAAAACGAAAAAAACTTAATTGTAATAAAAACAGATTATGGGAACGTTGGTGTTATCCAGATAGCGGGCTTCGTTGCAAGGAGAATCGTTCAGTACGTTAAAGAAGGCGAATATGTGGAGAGGGGCGACCGTATAGGTATGATAAGATTCGGCTCCAGGGTTGACCTGGTACTGCCTGAGAACTGTGAGGTACTTGTGAAAACCGGTTCAAGACCCATGGCCGGGGAGACAGTGGTGGCAAGGTTCAATCCAGGCCAAAAAAACGGATAA
- a CDS encoding DUF515 domain-containing protein: MLDKIKGNDRDKKNNPPDLRKNNDKGDSDIGGKLKGLVGKFSGGSGSDKKKPRPMPKPRPRLKPPEKSEDRKPLKGGEKPKPRLGSEKPRPRLTPPPKKPEGPSGGIGRRIPEEEQRTIIGALVFGLIILVLAGAGYYFLVYQPYQETLQNAKATKIAEVDALFKGPLATDPQKQAILAQIDAAVTPEEALAVDVVGPATQSWRTYQNQQINIKKDRVGRVMVNYTDNNQEKRVIMKVDDAKKFVSQADATVLANTQIQTPDTVAVPIMITRLQAAGGLISVGDMVDVYLNQNATGNNTSAATSTPRISGATVLAILRSKDSGAVDARILNTQRLTLNSITSQSENERASSTDVEQLLRAAASGGLNEAEINAILQNYGIRLSDYERSSNLGELDTNYLIILEVPREDVLFLIQNMNSIILTVPTQNAPQWMIQELQRIYG, from the coding sequence ATGCTGGACAAGATTAAGGGTAATGATAGGGATAAAAAGAATAATCCTCCTGACCTCCGTAAAAACAACGATAAAGGCGATTCTGACATTGGGGGTAAACTGAAGGGACTTGTGGGTAAATTCAGTGGTGGGAGTGGTTCTGATAAGAAAAAACCCCGCCCCATGCCCAAACCCCGCCCGAGACTGAAGCCTCCTGAGAAGTCAGAGGACCGGAAGCCACTTAAAGGTGGGGAGAAACCAAAGCCACGTTTAGGCAGTGAAAAGCCAAGGCCAAGGCTCACACCACCCCCCAAGAAGCCAGAGGGTCCCTCAGGAGGTATAGGGAGGAGAATCCCTGAGGAGGAACAGAGAACCATAATAGGTGCCCTTGTATTCGGCCTTATCATCCTTGTGCTTGCAGGGGCAGGGTACTACTTCCTGGTCTACCAGCCATACCAGGAGACCCTCCAGAATGCCAAGGCCACAAAGATCGCCGAGGTCGACGCCCTCTTCAAGGGTCCCCTTGCAACGGATCCTCAGAAACAGGCCATACTTGCCCAGATAGACGCCGCGGTGACGCCGGAGGAAGCCCTTGCAGTTGATGTTGTGGGGCCAGCCACACAGTCCTGGCGCACCTACCAGAACCAGCAGATTAACATCAAGAAGGACCGGGTAGGCAGGGTCATGGTGAACTACACCGATAACAACCAGGAGAAACGTGTGATAATGAAGGTTGATGATGCCAAGAAATTCGTGAGCCAGGCAGATGCAACCGTGCTTGCCAACACACAGATCCAGACCCCGGATACAGTTGCCGTGCCCATCATGATAACAAGACTGCAGGCCGCCGGTGGGCTTATAAGTGTGGGGGATATGGTGGACGTCTACCTCAACCAGAATGCGACCGGCAACAACACATCAGCAGCGACATCAACACCCCGTATAAGTGGTGCCACCGTACTTGCAATTCTCCGGTCAAAGGACAGTGGAGCCGTTGATGCGCGAATACTTAACACTCAGAGACTTACACTTAACAGTATAACCTCACAGAGCGAAAATGAGAGGGCATCATCAACTGATGTTGAGCAGCTGCTGAGGGCTGCAGCATCAGGAGGACTCAATGAGGCAGAGATCAACGCCATACTCCAGAATTACGGTATAAGACTCTCAGATTACGAAAGATCATCAAATCTGGGTGAGCTGGACACCAACTACCTCATCATCCTGGAGGTCCCAAGGGAAGATGTCCTGTTCCTGATACAGAACATGAACAGCATAATCCTTACAGTACCAACACAGAACGCGCCCCAGTGGATGATACAGGAGCTGCAGAGAATATACGGTTAA
- the cofE gene encoding coenzyme F420-0:L-glutamate ligase, with product MGISLIGVEGMPLVGSGDDIAYLIISALKEGGEDLLDGDIIVIAETIVSKAEGNIISLEEIEPSPEALDIAERTGKDPSLVEAILGESSEIIRVGHDFIVSETRHGFVCANAGIDESNVDDGLATPLPRDPDGSAERILRTLQEATGRELAVIISDTQGRPFREGAVGVAVGVAGLSPIWDRKGERDLYGRSLETTRVAVADELAAAASLVMGQADEGVPAVIIRGYPWGHLRSDGGVKPLLRARELDVFRG from the coding sequence ATGGGAATAAGTCTAATCGGAGTCGAGGGCATGCCCCTCGTGGGGTCTGGTGATGACATTGCATACCTCATCATCAGTGCCCTCAAGGAAGGGGGAGAGGACCTCCTTGATGGTGACATAATCGTGATCGCCGAAACCATCGTGTCTAAGGCAGAGGGCAACATAATATCCCTTGAAGAAATCGAACCATCCCCGGAGGCTCTGGATATCGCAGAAAGGACGGGTAAGGATCCTTCGCTAGTTGAGGCGATCCTGGGGGAGTCCAGTGAAATAATCAGGGTTGGTCATGACTTCATAGTCTCCGAAACCCGCCACGGCTTTGTATGTGCAAATGCAGGTATCGACGAGTCCAACGTTGACGATGGCCTAGCAACACCCCTCCCCCGTGACCCCGATGGAAGTGCAGAGAGGATACTGCGGACGTTGCAGGAGGCCACCGGAAGGGAACTTGCCGTTATAATATCGGACACCCAGGGAAGGCCCTTCAGGGAGGGGGCCGTGGGTGTTGCCGTGGGTGTTGCCGGTCTTTCACCCATCTGGGACCGTAAGGGTGAGAGGGACCTCTATGGGAGGAGTCTTGAGACCACCAGGGTTGCAGTTGCAGATGAACTTGCAGCTGCAGCATCCCTTGTAATGGGCCAGGCAGATGAGGGAGTACCTGCCGTCATTATCAGGGGTTACCCCTGGGGACACCTCAGATCAGATGGGGGTGTAAAACCACTCTTAAGAGCCAGGGAACTGGACGTATTCAGGGGCTAA
- a CDS encoding biopolymer transporter ExbD, which yields MALDTERYRNKIHGKPRFNMVPFIDILFTILIFLVVTATFSGGGSGEASGKPEISENTGPSEYYLIPVAGLRRVTVNGVDMSDRIRNGAVAVHTRVIDEGEIIIRPKEGAIIITTPPDLPVERAVRTPS from the coding sequence ATGGCTCTTGACACAGAAAGGTACAGGAACAAGATCCACGGTAAGCCCAGATTCAACATGGTCCCATTCATTGATATACTATTCACGATACTGATCTTCCTTGTTGTGACAGCAACATTCTCTGGAGGCGGAAGTGGAGAGGCCTCTGGAAAACCTGAGATAAGTGAAAACACAGGACCCTCAGAGTACTACCTCATCCCGGTGGCAGGCCTCCGGAGGGTCACCGTGAACGGCGTTGACATGTCCGACCGCATAAGGAACGGTGCGGTGGCTGTCCACACAAGGGTCATAGATGAGGGTGAAATAATAATAAGGCCAAAGGAGGGGGCCATAATCATAACCACACCCCCGGACCTTCCAGTCGAAAGGGCTGTGAGGACTCCCTCATAG
- the purO gene encoding IMP cyclohydrolase gives MYLGRILAVGRNSNGSFVAYRVSSRSFPNRTTSIHEERVAVVPVEGHERDVFRNPYIAYNCIRIVGDTAVVSNGSHTDTIADKVALGMNLRDAIGLSLLAMDYEKDELNTPRIGAAINGSEAFIGIVTADGLMVSRVPEETPVYISTYEQTEPAATEFEAGSPEEAAEFILKGGEFASFTHPVTAAAAFNDGEGWNLATREI, from the coding sequence TTGTATCTTGGAAGAATACTTGCAGTCGGAAGAAACAGTAATGGGTCCTTTGTAGCATACAGGGTTTCAAGCAGATCATTCCCCAACAGGACGACGAGCATCCATGAGGAGAGGGTGGCAGTTGTCCCGGTGGAGGGACATGAAAGGGATGTCTTCAGGAACCCCTACATAGCATATAACTGCATCAGGATAGTTGGTGACACTGCGGTTGTATCCAACGGGTCCCATACAGACACCATCGCAGATAAGGTGGCCCTCGGCATGAACCTCAGGGACGCCATAGGCCTTTCACTCCTTGCAATGGACTATGAGAAGGATGAACTCAACACCCCCCGAATAGGAGCGGCCATCAACGGCTCAGAAGCCTTCATAGGTATAGTGACTGCAGACGGGCTGATGGTCAGCAGGGTCCCCGAGGAGACACCAGTGTACATCTCCACCTATGAACAGACAGAGCCAGCAGCCACAGAATTCGAGGCAGGAAGTCCGGAGGAGGCAGCGGAGTTCATACTTAAAGGGGGCGAATTCGCCTCCTTCACACACCCGGTCACAGCAGCAGCTGCATTCAACGATGGTGAGGGCTGGAATCTGGCGACAAGAGAAATATAA
- a CDS encoding dihydroneopterin aldolase family protein, translated as MNEPGEKYFSNLSDRERAIFEGGISMGALFHQFTGTPVSLETADGLESAISESIKLQPAIMDVEVHIDREMIRKTAGEFGYVSLTGDMLSVRLTVEHGSERITVRMEYLEELRYPLMYIEE; from the coding sequence ATGAATGAACCCGGAGAGAAGTACTTTTCAAACCTGTCAGACCGGGAGAGGGCCATATTCGAGGGTGGCATAAGTATGGGGGCCCTCTTCCACCAGTTCACCGGGACGCCTGTCAGCCTCGAGACAGCCGATGGACTTGAGAGTGCCATCAGTGAATCCATAAAACTTCAGCCAGCCATCATGGACGTTGAGGTCCATATAGACAGGGAGATGATCAGAAAAACCGCCGGGGAATTCGGTTACGTCTCCCTCACCGGGGACATGCTGAGTGTGAGGTTGACCGTGGAGCATGGCTCAGAAAGGATAACCGTCCGCATGGAGTACCTGGAGGAACTCAGGTATCCTCTGATGTACATAGAAGAATGA
- a CDS encoding ferredoxin family protein, producing the protein MIKIDSDLCKGCDICREFCPEGVYVRSEELNRKGVHEPVPENLEKCTGCKLCMLLCPDQAIVVYEDD; encoded by the coding sequence ATGATAAAGATAGATTCAGATCTCTGTAAGGGATGTGACATATGCAGAGAGTTCTGCCCCGAAGGGGTCTATGTTAGATCAGAGGAACTCAACAGGAAGGGTGTGCATGAGCCAGTCCCGGAAAATCTGGAAAAATGCACGGGATGCAAGCTCTGCATGCTCCTGTGTCCAGATCAGGCGATAGTGGTGTATGAAGATGACTGA